The following are encoded in a window of Rhodomicrobium lacus genomic DNA:
- the secE gene encoding preprotein translocase subunit SecE — MARTGPFEYLQQVRAETAKVVWPSRRETIVTTIMVVVMAVLASIFFLLADQFFSWGIAHLLRLGH; from the coding sequence ATGGCAAGAACCGGTCCATTCGAATATTTGCAGCAGGTGCGCGCCGAAACCGCGAAGGTCGTGTGGCCCTCGCGGCGCGAAACCATTGTGACCACGATCATGGTCGTGGTCATGGCGGTGCTGGCGTCCATTTTCTTCCTGCTCGCGGACCAGTTCTTCAGTTGGGGTATCGCCCATCTTTTGCGGCTCGGCCATTAA
- the rimO gene encoding 30S ribosomal protein S12 methylthiotransferase RimO, which translates to MPKPVAERAATSAPKVGFVSLGCAKALVDSERILTRLRAEGYVISPDYDGADVVVVNTCGFLDSAKAESLDAIGEAMAENGRVIVTGCFGVEDRRIRDSFPDVLAVTGPHQYDAVVNAIHAAAPAPHAPFLDLVPPAGLRLTPPHYAYLKISEGCHNRCSFCIIPQLRGDLVSRPAADVLAEAEALVEGGAKELLVISQDTSAYGLDLKYAASDWRGAPLKARLTELCNALGSLGAWVRLHYVYPYPHVDELLPLMAEGKILPYLDIPFQHASLNVLKAMRRPANQEKTLETIRRWREAVPDLGLRSTFIVGFPGETEEDFAVLLDWLRETKLTRVGCFKYENVEGAPSRALDGHVPEEVKDERFARLMEVQREVSAAVLAGQVGKTIDVIIDEVDEDGATGRGPWDAPEIDGSVLFEDAGDMEPGDIVRATIVEADDYDLWAEPVAE; encoded by the coding sequence ATGCCGAAGCCGGTAGCAGAGCGGGCCGCAACCAGCGCGCCCAAGGTGGGATTTGTCAGCCTCGGCTGCGCGAAGGCGCTGGTCGACTCCGAGCGCATCCTCACCCGCCTTCGCGCCGAGGGCTACGTGATCTCGCCCGACTATGATGGCGCGGACGTCGTCGTCGTGAACACCTGCGGCTTCCTCGACAGCGCCAAGGCCGAAAGCCTCGACGCCATCGGCGAGGCCATGGCCGAGAACGGACGCGTGATCGTGACGGGGTGTTTCGGCGTCGAAGATCGGCGGATTCGCGATTCGTTCCCGGATGTTCTGGCCGTCACCGGCCCGCACCAATACGACGCCGTGGTGAACGCGATCCACGCCGCCGCGCCCGCGCCGCACGCGCCGTTCCTCGACCTCGTGCCGCCAGCCGGGCTGCGCCTCACGCCGCCCCATTACGCCTATCTCAAGATATCAGAGGGCTGCCATAATCGCTGTTCGTTCTGCATCATTCCGCAGCTTCGCGGCGACCTCGTCAGCCGCCCCGCCGCCGATGTGCTCGCCGAAGCCGAGGCGCTCGTCGAAGGCGGCGCGAAGGAACTGCTCGTCATCAGCCAGGACACGAGCGCCTACGGGCTCGACCTGAAATACGCCGCGAGCGACTGGCGCGGCGCGCCGTTGAAGGCGCGGCTCACGGAACTCTGCAACGCGCTCGGTTCGCTCGGCGCATGGGTGCGCCTGCACTACGTCTACCCCTATCCCCATGTGGACGAGCTTCTGCCGCTGATGGCCGAGGGCAAGATCCTGCCCTATCTCGACATCCCGTTTCAGCATGCCTCGCTGAACGTGTTGAAGGCCATGCGCCGCCCCGCCAATCAGGAAAAGACGCTCGAAACCATCCGCCGCTGGCGCGAGGCCGTGCCTGACCTCGGCCTTCGCTCGACGTTCATCGTCGGCTTTCCCGGCGAGACGGAGGAGGATTTCGCGGTCCTGCTCGACTGGCTTCGCGAAACGAAACTGACTCGCGTGGGCTGCTTCAAATATGAGAATGTCGAAGGCGCGCCGAGCCGTGCGCTCGATGGGCATGTGCCGGAAGAGGTGAAGGACGAGCGCTTTGCGCGGCTGATGGAAGTGCAGCGCGAGGTGAGCGCCGCCGTGCTCGCGGGCCAGGTCGGCAAGACGATCGACGTCATCATCGACGAGGTGGATGAAGACGGCGCGACCGGGCGCGGTCCGTGGGACGCGCCGGAAATAGACGGCTCGGTGCTGTTCGAGGACGCGGGCGACATGGAGCCGGGCGACATCGTGCGGGCCACCATCGTCGAAGCGGACGACTACGATCTTTGGGCGGAGCCGGTCGCGGAATAG
- the rplJ gene encoding 50S ribosomal protein L10 → MDRAEKKEMVESLNDIFATSGSVVVARYKGLTVAQMTELRRRMGGAGAQFKVIKNRLAKIALANTADGAGADLFLEPTGIAYAKDPVTAAKVAAEFAKTTDKFVIVGGLLGKQALDADSVKALAAIPSMEELRSKLLSVFLAPGSNLVRQLNAPAQNLVGVLTAYKEKQEKQEAA, encoded by the coding sequence GTGGATAGAGCTGAAAAAAAGGAGATGGTTGAGTCTCTCAACGACATCTTCGCGACAAGCGGCTCTGTCGTGGTGGCGCGCTACAAAGGTCTGACCGTAGCGCAAATGACTGAACTTCGCCGTCGCATGGGCGGCGCCGGGGCTCAGTTTAAAGTCATCAAGAATCGTCTCGCCAAAATTGCACTTGCCAACACCGCTGACGGTGCTGGCGCGGATCTCTTCCTTGAGCCGACGGGCATCGCTTATGCGAAGGACCCCGTAACGGCGGCGAAGGTGGCAGCCGAATTTGCCAAGACGACCGACAAGTTCGTGATTGTCGGCGGCCTTCTCGGCAAGCAGGCGCTTGACGCGGACAGCGTCAAGGCTCTGGCCGCCATCCCGTCCATGGAAGAGCTTCGCTCCAAGCTGCTCAGCGTGTTCCTTGCGCCAGGCTCCAATCTCGTGCGGCAGCTCAATGCTCCCGCTCAGAACCTTGTGGGTGTCCTTACGGCGTATAAGGAAAAGCAGGAAAAGCAAGAAGCGGCGTGA
- the nusG gene encoding transcription termination/antitermination protein NusG encodes MTKRWYIVHAYSNFEKKVADSIRERAAAAGLEECFEDIVVPMEEVVEVRRGRKVSTERKFFPGYVLVKMDMNDRAFLLIKNTPKVTGFLGADNKPQPISEIEAQRILNQVKEGVDRPKPSISFEIGEQVRVADGPFASFSGHVEEVDEERARLKVAVSIFGRATPVELEYAQVEKV; translated from the coding sequence ATGACAAAGCGCTGGTATATCGTTCACGCCTATTCGAACTTCGAAAAGAAGGTCGCGGATTCCATCCGTGAGCGCGCCGCGGCTGCGGGTCTCGAAGAATGCTTCGAGGACATCGTGGTGCCGATGGAGGAAGTCGTCGAGGTTCGGCGCGGACGAAAGGTCAGCACAGAGCGGAAGTTTTTCCCGGGGTATGTTCTTGTCAAGATGGACATGAACGACCGGGCGTTCCTTCTGATCAAGAATACGCCGAAGGTCACCGGATTTCTTGGCGCGGACAACAAGCCGCAGCCGATTTCCGAAATCGAGGCGCAGCGTATTCTCAATCAGGTAAAAGAAGGCGTGGATCGGCCCAAGCCGTCCATTTCCTTCGAGATCGGCGAGCAGGTGCGCGTCGCGGACGGTCCCTTTGCATCCTTCAGCGGGCATGTGGAGGAAGTGGACGAAGAGCGCGCGCGGCTCAAGGTCGCGGTTTCCATCTTCGGCCGGGCGACTCCGGTCGAGCTGGAATATGCCCAGGTGGAAAAGGTCTAG
- the rplA gene encoding 50S ribosomal protein L1, with the protein MADGKRLKEIKKGVDREKLYAIDEAVKLVKGGAKAKFDETIEIAINLGVDPRYADQMVRGVCALPNGTGRTVRVAVFARGAKADEAKAAGADVIGAEELVTEVQSGNINFDKCIATPDMMPLVGRLGKILGPRGMMPNPKVGTVTTDVAEAVRGAKGGAVEFRVEKAGILHAGIGKASFSETALVENIKAFADAVVKARPSGAKGTFVKRIALSSTMGAGVKVDTATLIGAGAAAAQ; encoded by the coding sequence ATGGCCGATGGAAAGCGTTTGAAGGAAATCAAGAAGGGCGTCGATCGCGAGAAGCTCTATGCCATCGATGAGGCAGTGAAGCTCGTGAAGGGCGGTGCGAAGGCGAAGTTCGACGAGACGATCGAGATCGCGATCAATCTCGGCGTCGATCCGCGCTATGCCGACCAGATGGTGCGCGGCGTATGCGCGCTGCCGAACGGCACGGGCCGTACGGTACGCGTCGCTGTGTTCGCGCGCGGTGCCAAGGCCGACGAGGCAAAGGCCGCGGGAGCCGATGTCATCGGCGCTGAGGAACTGGTCACCGAGGTCCAGAGCGGCAACATCAACTTCGACAAGTGCATCGCCACGCCGGACATGATGCCGCTCGTCGGTCGTCTCGGCAAGATCCTCGGCCCGCGCGGCATGATGCCGAACCCCAAGGTCGGCACAGTGACGACGGACGTCGCCGAAGCCGTTCGCGGCGCCAAGGGTGGCGCGGTGGAATTTCGCGTCGAGAAGGCGGGCATTCTGCACGCCGGCATCGGCAAGGCGAGCTTCAGCGAAACGGCGCTCGTCGAGAATATCAAGGCGTTCGCCGACGCGGTCGTCAAGGCGCGTCCTTCGGGCGCGAAGGGCACATTCGTGAAGCGCATCGCGCTCAGCTCCACGATGGGGGCCGGCGTGAAGGTCGATACCGCGACGTTGATCGGCGCGGGCGCGGCCGCAGCGCAGTAA
- a CDS encoding cation:proton antiporter, whose translation MSASINMQAYSDALVVLGTAGIIIPMVHAWGLNPVLGWLGAGVLLGPLGLGSFIHEAPFLYWFTVVDPSHISGFADLGVVFLLFLIGLELSYERLIAMRRLVFGLGGLQVLITAAIIAIIVKWLGYSSVVAAILGGCLALSSTAIVLEVLSRQNRLRTSSGIASFSVLLAQDLAVIPILIFVSILGAHGGSVIETAQNAIVHALAAIAIIIFVGRAFLRPLFRQVARTKSRDLFIAATLFVIVGTGVVAALANLSMALGAFIAGVMLAETEYRHAIETVIEPVKGLLLGMFFFTVGMGIDFRELLHWPIWLPACVVGLIALKAAVLIPLARAFGVPWAAAIETGLLMGPGGEFAFVGITLAASLGVINRDASSFSLALTSLTMALIPLLSILANRITPLIVKPRPVNPALAAEPQPQTRHAIVVGYGRVGRLVCEMLEKNGVPYTAVDNDTAAVTQGRAVGHSVYYGNAINPPFLKACGVMEASAVVVTIHVQPMIDDIVEEVRRLRPDVPIISRARDEGHARHLYTIGVTDAVPVVTEASFQLAESTLLSLGLPVDAVEKTIQTRRAQVRAELQPHAMAARLPIASAVPASRSEVV comes from the coding sequence GTGAGCGCGTCCATCAACATGCAAGCCTACAGCGACGCGCTCGTCGTGCTGGGTACGGCGGGGATCATCATCCCCATGGTCCATGCGTGGGGCCTGAACCCGGTTCTCGGCTGGCTCGGCGCCGGCGTTTTACTGGGCCCCCTCGGGCTTGGCTCGTTCATTCACGAAGCACCGTTCCTTTACTGGTTCACCGTCGTCGATCCAAGCCACATTTCCGGCTTCGCCGATCTTGGCGTGGTGTTCCTTCTCTTTCTCATCGGCCTCGAATTGTCCTACGAGCGGCTGATCGCCATGCGGCGGCTCGTGTTCGGACTCGGCGGCCTTCAAGTTCTCATCACGGCGGCGATCATCGCGATCATCGTGAAGTGGCTCGGCTATTCGAGCGTCGTGGCAGCCATTCTTGGCGGCTGTCTCGCGCTGTCTTCCACAGCCATCGTGCTGGAGGTGCTTTCGCGGCAAAATCGCCTGCGAACGAGTTCGGGGATTGCGTCGTTCTCGGTGCTGCTCGCGCAGGATCTCGCCGTGATCCCGATCCTGATCTTCGTGTCGATCCTTGGCGCGCATGGCGGCTCCGTGATCGAGACAGCCCAAAACGCCATCGTGCACGCGCTTGCGGCCATTGCGATCATCATTTTCGTCGGGCGTGCGTTTCTTCGACCGCTGTTTCGACAGGTGGCTCGCACAAAATCGCGGGATCTGTTCATCGCGGCAACCCTGTTCGTGATTGTGGGAACGGGTGTCGTGGCGGCGCTCGCCAACCTCTCCATGGCGCTCGGCGCGTTCATTGCGGGGGTGATGCTCGCGGAAACAGAATACCGCCACGCCATCGAAACGGTTATCGAGCCCGTGAAGGGCCTGCTGCTCGGTATGTTCTTCTTTACCGTGGGCATGGGCATCGACTTTCGCGAGCTTTTGCATTGGCCGATCTGGCTGCCCGCATGTGTCGTGGGGCTCATCGCACTGAAGGCCGCCGTTCTGATCCCCCTCGCGCGCGCATTCGGCGTGCCCTGGGCGGCTGCGATCGAAACCGGCCTGCTGATGGGGCCCGGCGGCGAGTTCGCATTCGTCGGCATCACCCTTGCCGCTTCTCTGGGCGTGATCAATCGCGACGCTTCGAGCTTCTCGCTCGCGCTGACGTCGCTCACCATGGCGCTGATCCCGCTGCTTTCGATCCTCGCGAACCGTATCACGCCGCTCATCGTGAAGCCGCGGCCGGTGAACCCGGCGCTCGCCGCCGAGCCGCAACCACAGACCCGGCATGCCATCGTGGTGGGATATGGACGCGTCGGCCGGCTTGTCTGCGAAATGCTGGAGAAAAACGGCGTGCCTTACACGGCAGTCGACAACGATACTGCCGCGGTGACGCAAGGCCGTGCTGTCGGGCATTCCGTTTATTACGGCAACGCCATCAACCCGCCCTTCCTCAAGGCGTGCGGGGTGATGGAAGCCTCCGCGGTCGTGGTGACCATTCATGTCCAACCCATGATCGACGACATCGTGGAGGAAGTGCGGCGACTGAGGCCCGACGTGCCCATCATCTCGCGCGCCAGAGACGAGGGACACGCGCGCCATCTCTACACCATCGGCGTGACCGATGCCGTGCCGGTCGTCACCGAGGCGAGCTTCCAGCTCGCGGAATCGACGCTTCTATCGCTCGGGCTTCCCGTCGACGCGGTCGAGAAAACGATCCAGACGCGGCGCGCTCAGGTGCGCGCGGAGTTGCAGCCGCATGCCATGGCGGCGCGGCTCCCCATAGCTTCCGCCGTTCCTGCTTCGCGCTCCGAGGTCGTTTGA
- the rplK gene encoding 50S ribosomal protein L11: protein MAKKIIGYIKLQVPAGAANPSPPIGPALGQRGLNIMMFCKEFNAASKEMEPGSPVPVVITYYADKSFSFAMKTPPASHFLKKAAGIKSGSKTPGQSDAGSVTWAQVREIAEKKMKDLNATSIDQAAKIIAGSARSMGLTVKE, encoded by the coding sequence ATGGCTAAGAAAATTATAGGCTATATCAAGCTGCAAGTGCCTGCGGGCGCGGCAAATCCGTCGCCTCCGATCGGTCCGGCGCTCGGTCAGCGCGGCCTGAACATCATGATGTTCTGCAAGGAATTCAACGCCGCATCCAAGGAGATGGAGCCCGGCTCGCCCGTGCCGGTGGTCATCACCTATTACGCGGACAAGTCGTTTTCCTTTGCGATGAAGACGCCGCCGGCGTCCCACTTCCTGAAGAAGGCGGCGGGTATCAAGAGCGGGTCGAAGACGCCCGGTCAGTCTGATGCCGGTTCGGTGACATGGGCGCAGGTGCGCGAGATCGCCGAAAAGAAGATGAAGGATCTTAACGCCACAAGCATCGATCAAGCTGCGAAGATTATTGCTGGCTCCGCCCGTTCCATGGGCCTCACGGTGAAGGAATAA
- the rplL gene encoding 50S ribosomal protein L7/L12 — MSEKFEKLYQELSGLTVLEISELVKLLEDKWGVTAAAAAPVFAGPIPGAAAAVVEEEKTEFDVILADAGAQKINVIKEVRAITGLGLKEAKDLVEGAPKPIKEAVSKTEAEEIKKKIEAAGAKVDIK, encoded by the coding sequence ATGTCCGAGAAATTTGAAAAGCTGTATCAGGAGCTGTCGGGTCTGACGGTTCTCGAAATCTCCGAGCTGGTGAAGCTGCTCGAAGACAAGTGGGGCGTGACGGCGGCTGCGGCTGCTCCGGTGTTCGCCGGCCCGATCCCGGGCGCGGCGGCGGCTGTGGTCGAGGAAGAGAAGACTGAGTTCGACGTCATTCTCGCCGACGCCGGCGCTCAGAAGATCAACGTCATCAAGGAAGTCCGCGCGATCACGGGTCTCGGCCTGAAGGAAGCGAAGGATCTCGTTGAAGGCGCGCCGAAGCCGATCAAGGAAGCCGTTTCCAAGACCGAAGCCGAAGAGATCAAGAAGAAGATCGAAGCGGCTGGCGCCAAGGTCGACATTAAGTAA